The Acanthopagrus latus isolate v.2019 chromosome 1, fAcaLat1.1, whole genome shotgun sequence genomic interval ttaatgtcatttaaaataaagcaaTCCTGGATAGTAGGGCGACTCACGTTAACATGGTACACAATGAAAATGCATCCAGTTgtcaggaaataaaaagaaaagtgcatcTCTGCCATTAGATTCTCTATCAATATAACCAGTTAATATCACAATTACTTTActatttaatatatttacacagaaatatttgcaacattatgttttgtgatcttcattttcagtgttctCTTTTTAAGTACACTTcaatataaaatgaaatttaGATTTTCATCACCCACTCAGTCCTTCCACTCAtatgacaaacaaaagagacaaatacaatgACACAACTCAGTTTTTGTCGTCCTAGTTCTCGCGTCACACGTTTCATTTTGTGCCACATGTACACCTACAGAGGCACTCTTATTGCTGACTGTTAAAAATCTacactcacaacacacaaagattCAAATAACCTAAATCAGAATTAAAGCTATGATCAATATGTTTGAAGGAAACCAGGAGGGCAAAAACACTTGCCTCACATTTCCCTTCACTTTACTAATCATCAATCCcagcacacagcacagtgacagCCTGAAGCaaagctctgctgctctgaaatTAATCTCAGCTGTTCAGATGGTGaacatcaacatttactttGAAAGCAGAAGTGAATCCTTATTGGACCAAAGTGAATAGTGAGAGCACAAACGTGATATGAGGCTACAGCTACATTCTTTAAAGAGCAGCTTAACACCCGGTTTATTTTGAGCACGCACCGttcacagattttttaaaatgcatccGCTTCCCATCGTACATGTTAGGCGGTAGTGATACGTATGTGATAGATTTCACATGTTTCTGAGCATGTAATTTACCAACTCAGGAAAGTAGCTTTAGTGTTAAAGTAAGTCTTTACATTGAAGtgtttaagagaaaaaaacaaaacagacaaagagccAGAGttctaattgttttttttcccctgttgctATTTTCATACTTAATTTTTCCTTTGGTATTTAGTTTATCAAAATTTGACTCGAACCACTGTTATAATTTATATAGtattaattatgattttaaataaagattgTACTCTGTtctattaaaatgaatgtgctaCACAAAGAAATTTAATTATTCtcagtcaataaaaaaatatagaaaaaacatgaaaattaaatttaaaaaaaggtttttaaaaatgttcttataTATGGAATAAAATATGTCACCACTTAAGACCCACATTTTTGAATacataaagggacagttcaccccaaaatcaaaaatacatatttaaatacacattagCTGTGCTGCAGTCTAGGCTGTTTTGAAGTGACTTGCTGGATATTGGAGACACTGACCTAAAGACCTAAAGAATCTTCCATCGTGACCCGCTTACTCGCGATAATTCACAGACCTTTTGTGCGCAGTTGTATTAAGggaatattttctttctaccaaacTACATCCGCCAAATGCATCTACTGATGGATGAGAGCGCAAGTTGAGTGCCATCTAATTCCATTATATCTGACAGtaggaaaaaacaacagccgATATTTCCAAAACTTGGCAACCCACACCAAACCAATCTGGATGGAAACATAGCGCTACAGctacagtaaaaagaaaaatatgtgtttttgattctGGGGTGAGCGGGTCTGTTTACCAGACCAGACTTTATATATGGAGGGTATAATCTTAATTAACTACTTTCACAATGCTTCACCACTATCATGTATTTTACAGGAGGATCAGGGAAATAtcagggaaaaaataaaatcacaatcagGTTTTGAAATGGACGAATAAACAAAAAGCTACGATATGGTTGTTGTTTCACTTCAGGGATTAAATTAGCACCACAAATCACAATAAATTCAAAGGcaaaattcacattttagaCCAGTCCAAAATTAATTGTTCATTTATTACTTGAGAAACAATTTTTAACTATCTTCTGTCAAACACTGAATCTCATATGTCTATGAATCTGGAGTGGTCTGAAAACGGAATCATCAATTATTTTAAGAAAAGGTTGGGTATTATTACGGTACTTTGACTTACAGTGGTGCTGTGTCGGGGAGCTGCAATAAATTAATTGCTAAATAATCTgaatacacaacaaaaaaaacattaattacacGTCAGGTGAGAGGTCACTCTATCTCagcaaaccttacatattttaAGATGTCATCTGAATGAATTACTCCTTTGATAACAATGCTTTTAAAGACAATGCACAATGAGATTACAGGTGTAATCTCTTGCTAATCAAAGGCTGTACCAAGGAACCAACAAGCAGTGGACCAAGACAGAGATAAACACCAGTGTTTGAGAGGCAGTGAGAGGGATTTCTGAACACTAATGTGCTGCAATAATACAACAATGCTACAATGTGCATTGTATCTAAGTTGAGCAGGAAGTCCAGAGGCTCTTAATCCTGAGCAAATCACTGCTGGAAAAGAGGAGCTAAGCGGGCTGAGCCGATGAAGCTGAAGAAAAGTTGATGTCAGGCTTGAGTCCCCACTTTAGCTGATGTAAAGTAAGTCACCTCTTCCCGTCTTCTCATttgtacgtacacacacacacacacacacacacacacacacacactcaggataACAGGCTGATTTGGCTGGGATCAGAAGATGTCGGGACACGCGTCCCAGCTGCCTTGCTCCTTCGCCTCCCAGTACCCGCCTTTGTAGACATGCAAAGTCTCTCCAGAAACAGGGTCATCTATCTTCTCGAACCACATCGCCTGGTAGTTGTCTTGATGGGCGCCTAAAGGAAACGAAAGACAATATTTTAGAGAGGAAGCTTTAGAGGGACCTAAACTGAAGGTTAAGAAAACTCCAAGCCATGAGAAAAACTGATGCTCTTAGTTGACTAAAGGACAGAGATACGTGATGTTTCTGACTGATGGCCAGCCCAGCCTACCAGCACAAAGCGTTAGTATTTAACGACCTGGGAATGggacacaaaaatgaaaacaaattccACCTTTGACCATAGACTTGTCGACTAGTCTAAAAGCAAGAAATCACCCagagaacagtaaaaaaaaacacagtttaaggTAGAAGATTAAACACTGTCCAAGAAGTAGTACGACACATCTTAGACCTCTTCAGTCAATCACCGTAGTTGACATTAGAAACAGATGCCTGTTTTTGGTTGGTTTTCAGATGCACCTtgtaaatacacaaaacaaagaccAGGAATTATCGTTGATTATTCTTTTGCCATATGACATGTGGAGGGAACCAGGCTCAGAACAAATGCCCAGAACTAATGGATCAGTGACAGACAAAATGCTACGACTAAAATACTAAAGTACTGGGCTTGTGCTGACCCTAAAGTCAGCTACAGTCTTCTATAAGGTTAAGACTATCCACCTAAATCTAAATAAGAAACTAAATTAATGAGAGGATAATGGGGAGCAACACTGATGTTACTTGCTTTTCACTTGAGCTCCATAAGGACCTTCTTTGCCTTCCACTAAGAGAGAACAAGTTGCAAAGgatgtaaagagaaaatgataGAAGATGAGCAGGGTCTAAAACTATCTAAAACTACAACAGTGTTTTGAAATAATTGCACTGCATGTGTTATAATCAGAATACTTGCTTAGGTAAGGGGGGGGCGATGGTCCATAAGGGGCTGAAAATAGAAGAATTGAGGATGAATCTTTGAGAGTTTGTATATAAAAGATGAAAGTATAAAGAAGAACAGAGaatgaaatgtaagaaaactaCTTGCATGCAACAGGTGTAAGAGGGGGAGAGTCCTCTGTGTCAGCTTAACACcagcacagaaaaaacagaCGTGAACCAACAACTCAAACAGTATCCACACAGAATTcttgtttatgttcattttagAAGTGCTGTGCGCAGCATTTAAGGCTAAATAGGCTTGTAAACAATGCTGTGAGGGCTAAGAATACTTATTATCCACTAACTTCACTGATATATCACTTCCTGTCATAAAGACGATCTCTGCTTCTTAACTCCTGAGATATTTATTTGTATCTATGTCTGCACTTCTTCCAATTTGTGctttaaaagcaacacaaagtAACAGATGATTTCCAGTTTTATCAGATTTGGAGGCAGTGTAGAGACAGTTATAAGCTACAATTCTCTCTCACCTGTAGTCCCACTtgtccatctagattgtttgaTGGGAAATGCTGAGATTTTGAGATAGTGGCTGtaaagatgtctgccttctcttaaTTATAATGGAACAAGATGGCACTGAAAGAACTGTACATCTATTCATGGATGAGACCACTTTCATACCAAAATTAGCATGTATTTGCAGGATTTTAAATTTGGGTACGAAGTCGACTCTTTTTCCATTCTGTTCTTCCACATTTTTTCTCGTGTGTCACGTTTTTCATGACAAAATGTGCCAGAAACACAGGACACAGTAGAAAGCGgcaagtcagatttttttttttttgttggggcACATTTAGCACCACTAGTAAAGATGTTTCCAGGTTTTCCATGAATATAAAGAAGGGAAGTCTTCCTCACTGCTCTGTTAATACAACACAAAGcacttttaaaaaggacatATAATGTAAAGCTGTGAAGTGATACTTGCTTTCATCAGAAACCTCATTTGCTTCTATGCCAGTCTCCACTGCATcagctgaacagaacagaaatcaataaaggGATGGTAACACGTGAATGAAATGTTAGCAAGATGATGAAGGAAGACATTTAGCACCGTCCTATCGTATACAAATATACTGTAGAGGTGTGTTTGGATTTAGGGTTGATATCTAGTTAGATCGAGGGTGGGAAAAGACTAAGAGAAGAGTACTTGCTTTTCAAGGGTGAGTCATTGATTGAATCCTCAGTGACAGCTTAgggatgagacagagacaagCATACAAGGTATTCCAAGACAGACAGAGTGGACAAAAGATGAATGGACAGAAAAATATTGGATGGAAACAGAAGACATATAGATAAAACACCCAAACATGGCTCATTTCCTTTTATTCTTTCAGTACCTTCTTCAGGTGAGCTGGCTGCTTTAACggcctccctctccctctctcgacGGGTGATGCGCTGTTTCTCTTCCAGCCTCTGTTTCTCTGCGTTCGCCTCATCCCAGCGGCCGTCCTCCATTAACCGCTGATCAGGGCGTCTTCGACTGTCAGTTGGCGCCACTCCCTCTTCAGGTTCATTGAGCGTCAAGGCCAGCGAAGAGAAGAAGTACATgttctctgctccctctctgtgaAAAGTTACGATGATAAAAGATCAGAGGCATGAAGCTAAAACAGTTACACAGATGTAAATACTGCCTACTTCTTTATAACAAGAACTCACGGTAGAGGGTTCTTGGTCCAGATTTCTTTGGCTTTGAGGGTTTGATAGACAGTCCTCTGTTTGCCTTCTGTGCCGTTCTCGCCTTTACTGCTCTGCATGATCCTGGAGAACTCCATCTTCTCATCCCAGGTTCCTGATAGCACGTAATGAGCCTTCCCATCCTTATCTGTTACTACTCCTGTTACCTGAGAGACAAACGCAGCTTTCAATCTACATCACTTCTATTTGTAATATACATCTTCCCATTAATACACACATCAGCTCTGGCTTTACATCCAGCAAGAGctatagaataaaaaaaaaaaaaaagaataatacaaTTGAAAAGCCCACCTTTCTTGGTACGTCTCTGGAAAAGTAACTATAAGGAGCAAACTTGAGGTGGCAGCGATCTCCTGTCTTGTGGTTTACCACATCTATCTCCCCTGACTGGAGAAGCAGAAAAGAGAGATACAAAACGTTCTGATGATACAACTTAAAAGGATAAACCTAGTAGAACAATGTTGTCTAGCTTTGAATTTACCTGGTCAATCCATAATTTTCCAACGATTATGTTGTGTACTGTGGTAGTAACTTTCTTCCAAGAGTAGTGATTGTCGCTCTTGTCAAATAAACACTGGATAGAACCTAGGGACAGAGGTGGAATAATGTTAGAGCTGGCAGTGATCATTTTAACCTGATCATCAAAAATATTAATGCCATATCCCACATCTATGGTACAAACTATGGCGTGAGTTTATGTATCTACACATCGCAAAcgaccatttttttttcttattacacATATTTCATTGCACTCACCCAAAGGCATAATAGAGAgatattttcctctgaacttGCTGGCCAGGGTGATTTCTTGTCTGAGAGTCCAGCCCTTTTCTGAGATGGCgtggtgagctgcagcaggtgggTGGTGACTCACctgaggagaggtgagagaagTGAAGAGAGAAGCAAAGTCTAAATTTGaccatcacaaaaaaataagaaatgcatAAAAATACTTTATGAATGTGAACCTGTAGTTAGAACTAGCAAATTTTAGTCAACAGAAAAATCTATAGTCGTGTGTGCGATACTGCCTTTTCACAACAGGTCAAAATTTTGAATGATTTCCAGAGTGTATTCCACATACCTGTTCACAGAGGGAGCGGTAGCCACACTCGCTTAGCCGATCAAGCTCAAAGGTTTCTCCCAGCAGAGGATTGAAGGGTTTCCCTGTGCGGTGGACAGTGGTGGAGTATGAAGAGACTGTGAACGCGGCCACATAACACATCTGCTCCAGAGAGCTCTGACATTTAGCAGCCTTATCAAGCAGCTCGTAATACTCCAGGTCTTCAGACAGACGCTGCAGCATTGAGAGGGGTTCGTTGAAATTCACCTGGTGGGTACaaagtcagagaggagaagtTTGATTACTTCTGATTATTCTACAAGAAAAGCCACTTGGTTACCAACAAGAGAACATGTTTCTTACAGGCATTGGTATCTTTGAGAGCTCCTTTCCAATACAGTTCTTCATGATGCTCCACAGGTTGAGGTAATAGTTGGGCTTGTCTGGGATACGAGTCCGTCTTTGCCTAACTGGCTCTAGCTCAAGGGGATGAGGAGACTCTGGATTGGATGCCAACGACAGTTCATCAaactggaagaagaagaaggaaaacagcCCTCAGGATCAGGTGGCTGGCAGAGGAGAAGACAAGTTGATACAAATGAGAACTTGCTtgcaaaaacaaagttaacacacatttactgacTGATCATCCATTCCAGTCTCACTGCTGAACCCGCTGACATTGCTCCCAGACCTCCTGGTGGACAGATAAACAAGAaggcatacattttaaaattgaccagtacacacacacaataaaaacccACAAGATTTGAATATGAAATTACTGACAGAGCTATTAACCTGTGATACTTGGGGTCAGCAGGGACTGTAATAAACTCTGCTGGGTCTTCCATAGCATCAAAGAACTCATtgtcatcatcctcatcactggCATCACCTTTCCCCGACACACCACCTAGggtgaagagagacagatggacagtTGGTGCAGGTAGATGTCATGGCGGCCATGCTTTTGAGTAACACCAAGGGCTTAAAGACAGAAGCGCAGGCTGGGATGAGGGCCTTACCTTTGTTACCCAAGGCTGGATTACTGAATGAAGAGGGGAGGACTGTGGCTCCTCTGAAAGCTCTTTCCAAGTGGTTGTGCTGCTTGGCCAGCTGCTCCAGAGTCTCTTCCAGCCGTATCCTCTGGTCTCTCTCCCCATGTAAGGCCTTCTGCCAGCGTTTACTATGGTTCTGGGCCAGGGAGAGGAAGTCTCTACATGCCTTGGGGAGCGTGAAAAAACAAGAGTTAGATTTCAGCAAGGGAGTCAACAACAATGTTGCACAATCATCAGCCAACAAGTAATAGGGTGACCTACATTGATCATGGCATTCGAGGTGATTCTGAACAGCGTGGCCCTCTCTGTGACTTGTCTGATCTTCTCCCCCATGTCCCCTCCGACACGAATCCCTTCCAGTTCTGACaaagacctgtgtgtgtgcaaacaaaataaataaatatccttcacctttcttttctctggATGATACTGTTTTACAAAGGAACTCAGTTTAATAACCGATACCTTTGGAGGGCAGACCCATGCTTGACAATGAGATCGTTACAGGTGGTGAGGTCCTCCACCTTGCTGTTGAGCGTTCGCAGTGTGGACTGGACTTCTGAGTTACGGCAGCCTCCACCCTGTCCTGAGGTGGGGGGAACTGCAGGACAATCATCACCCGAGTCatctgaaaaagagagagcgggAAAGACCGTAAGATCAACAACAAAGGGTTAGGCTTTTGTGCTGCCGTTTGAGctattttgtcttttctgcaAATGTTCTGTCTCCTGCATTCTTTAACATATCTGTGTTCCCTCTCACCAGATTCAGCCTGCATGCGGACTGCCTTTGCCTTGGCGAGCTCCAGAGCTGTGATCCATCGCTGGCGCTCTACTTCTGAGTTGGCCTTCAAGTGGTAGGTCTGCGCCCCTCCATTGGAAATTACAAAATTGCACGAGTCCTCCACAGCAATGTTGGCTGTGGCCAGGTTGATGGTGCCTCGGCATGTGTGACCCATCTCTGCCTGGGTCCTGGAACAAAATGAGAGACAAATTGAGTTTCAAAATCTGTGTGTTGTAGCGtgagaaatatctttttttggAAGGCAACTGTGTATTTGCTTAAAATAGTGCATATAGAAGCCTATTTAGGAATTTGAGTGTACCATTCACTCAAATGCCCTGAAACGGCAAATGAAAATCACTGAGATACTGcttgttacattttcttttttttttaaatatctattTAGTATACAACCCATCCCTATGTTTttacactgacttcctgtttagcaAAGCAAAACCCTGTAAATTCATTACAAATTCAGTCAAACCTACCTGTAGTAAGACAGCAGTCCATTGCTCAGAACGAACCAGCGTCTCTGATAACCTTTTATGTAGTTGGTCCATTTGAAGAGCCAACCCTTGTAGGTGTCTCCCGGGGTTGGAGTGGGGGGTTTAGGCTCCGACATCACAACAGCCTGTGCTTTCACTGGGTGAAGTTAGAGCCTGTGGAGATACAAACCAAATCAAGATGTACACTGATATTCCAGTGTTTGACATGTTACTGTTAATTCTCCTTAATGTATATTTGACAGATGAACTTTTATGCAGAAACTGGTTTTGGCTTATACCAGTTTGTCATCCTGTGTCATATATTAAGGCATAATATGATGTAATATGTGCGTTAATCTTTCTGGTTCTTTATATTAAGGGAATTGTTAGCATCAAGAAATATTAAGCTCTGCTACCACTGAATAAATACCAACCTCCTGTTTAGCTTTTGGTAATGTGAACACGTCAGATCAACGCATGCATACTCACATCCGAATGATGGCTGCTGTTTATCGAATTTACGTTACACGGCTAAATGTATGAATGCTGACTGGTCCACATTTGGCATTTAACATTACAAAAGCTAAGACTGTTAGCGAAGTAAACAGTGAGGGCTAGCTTCCACTATCAACCCCCCCTAACATGAATCGGGAGTTAACACAGCTATCTATGATGTCGTGTTATGATGCCGTTATGACAGTTTCTTGGATTCACCATTAACGTGAAATATACAAATTACAACACTACAAAATAAAGTGACTGAGTGCTGACATCACTTCTTCAGCAATAATCTGTTTAGCTAACGTTTTCCGTCACTGACCTGTAACGGCAACTCCGAAAGCCTGAGAAAACACAGGTCACTACCGATCACAGGCACCTCAACCCACCAGATATTTGCCAGGATTACATACTAGTGTCAAGTAAGCAGTCTGGATATTTGGATGTAGTTCCCGGAACAAGAAGCCAATTCTGGGCATCAAAGCCACTTAAAACAGTGCTAAGCTTGCTGCTAGCtaaacaacaggaagctgtcaaACAGCCGGACACGTTGAAAACGATAATAATATCTCAAATATGCAACTCTCAGATTCTTTCTCCGACATTTTAATGGACATTAAAGCATTATCATATTTACCGCTTACCTTTGCCGTGAGAGACTTTAGCTATTCGAGGTGTACATGGCGTATTCAATGTAGCGCTGTTAGCTTGCAAGTGTTAGCTTTGCTAACTACTTTCGTGGATGAACCGTGGACCTATGGGATGAACGCCTACTTTGCTACAGGTTGTGCAACAGAAATATCCGTCGTTGAGCCACTTGGTAATCAGCATTGGTTCCGATGAAGAGATGCGACATGAAAgtactgaaacaaaacagttgctttatttatttattttttggcgAAGATATATTTCCAGTTTTGATTGGCATTTGATAATCTGAAAGTTTGTGCAAATGGCTAAACAGTATCTGTACCACAATATCAACAGTAATGTTCAATAGAAAGTAAATGCTTGCTTATGTTTAttcacaatttattttaatatttttagatttaacTGAGAGGGACACCCACCACTGGCATGGCCTTTTAATAATCTCTACATGGCTGCCATctgtttaacaaaaacaaatacaccctATTTTTGCAGTAATGTaacatgtatgtaaaatgtaaacattccTGAAATGCATATTCTATCAGTTGTTATTCTCTTCAGTTTGtcctcagtaaaaaaaacaaactaaaagcaTCACTAATATAATTATTTTATGTCTAATTTGAAAGGCATAGCTATAAACCACCTACTTACTTATTTTACAcacaatgttttaatgttttattttacttagtATTAAAAGGATGAAACCATGAAAGTGGATGTTACTCATAAAGAAAACTTGtgctttaatttattatttgcTTTATATactgtcattttgaatttgCTGTAAACCACATTTAACTTAACTAAcaagtgcatttttaaacattttggatATTTAATTCCTCCTATTGTTCATCACCACCAGACCTGTTCTGAACCTCACACCGTGAAATGTGCATTAgctaaaattaaaataaacaaaggcaTTCTGAATTGAAAcaacttaattaaaatgactgaaattattTAAACCCTAACTTAAAATATAGTCTCATCCTGCATTTTACCATCAAAATTGCTCAACACATTGTAAATCTGACacatagaaaatgaaaaaaaagaagaagacatttcTCTGACTGATAATCATTTTATTGGACAATTCttaactacaacaacaaagcTTTTATGAAGTAAGCATGAAATTGGGTCAGTTTCTTTCAGgatcatgtgtatgtgtatgtatatctgtgtatgtgtgaatgcatgtgtaAGTTTAAGATAATCAActacccccccaaaaaattatTTGGTGATGGTGTTTGCATTCATACTTTTTCCACTCCCACTAAGCACAATATATGGTGTTTTCTGGGATTTCTGTTTCTCTTGAAGCAAAGCCACCGTGCCCAGAGGAGTGTCACTGCTGCTCATCTTCTTCAGCagtgcctcctcctccaactttttcatcctcctctcgGTCTTCATCTTTCCAGACCCTTTCCCATGGAATCGATGAGAAAGCTGCCTGAAGGCTTCTTTTGGAGTGAGTTTGCGCCCAGATTCATCAACATATTCAATCTTGACGTCAGGCTTGTAGGCATCCTTCTCCTTGAAGTCTTGAGTGAAGCCTCTGTATTCTTCACGGCGACTGTACTTGTCATCGAAACCCATCTTGTCCTCAATGCAGTAGTTGTCGTTAGGCAAGGCGCCTTTCGGTGCTCTGACACGGGCTACTTTCTGCATTTGAGTGTCCAACA includes:
- the LOC119010315 gene encoding oxysterol-binding protein 1-like isoform X3; the protein is MSEPKPPTPTPGDTYKGWLFKWTNYIKGYQRRWFVLSNGLLSYYRTQAEMGHTCRGTINLATANIAVEDSCNFVISNGGAQTYHLKANSEVERQRWITALELAKAKAVRMQAESDDSGDDCPAVPPTSGQGGGCRNSEVQSTLRTLNSKVEDLTTCNDLIVKHGSALQRSLSELEGIRVGGDMGEKIRQVTERATLFRITSNAMINACRDFLSLAQNHSKRWQKALHGERDQRIRLEETLEQLAKQHNHLERAFRGATVLPSSFSNPALGNKGGVSGKGDASDEDDDNEFFDAMEDPAEFITVPADPKYHRRSGSNVSGFSSETGMDDQSVNFDELSLASNPESPHPLELEPVRQRRTRIPDKPNYYLNLWSIMKNCIGKELSKIPMPVNFNEPLSMLQRLSEDLEYYELLDKAAKCQSSLEQMCYVAAFTVSSYSTTVHRTGKPFNPLLGETFELDRLSECGYRSLCEQVSHHPPAAAHHAISEKGWTLRQEITLASKFRGKYLSIMPLGSIQCLFDKSDNHYSWKKVTTTVHNIIVGKLWIDQSGEIDVVNHKTGDRCHLKFAPYSYFSRDVPRKVTGVVTDKDGKAHYVLSGTWDEKMEFSRIMQSSKGENGTEGKQRTVYQTLKAKEIWTKNPLPEGAENMYFFSSLALTLNEPEEGVAPTDSRRRPDQRLMEDGRWDEANAEKQRLEEKQRITRREREREAVKAASSPEEGAHQDNYQAMWFEKIDDPVSGETLHVYKGGYWEAKEQGSWDACPDIF
- the LOC119010315 gene encoding oxysterol-binding protein 1-like isoform X2 encodes the protein MSEPKPPTPTPGDTYKGWLFKWTNYIKGYQRRWFVLSNGLLSYYRTQAEMGHTCRGTINLATANIAVEDSCNFVISNGGAQTYHLKANSEVERQRWITALELAKAKAVRMQAESDDSGDDCPAVPPTSGQGGGCRNSEVQSTLRTLNSKVEDLTTCNDLIVKHGSALQRSLSELEGIRVGGDMGEKIRQVTERATLFRITSNAMINACRDFLSLAQNHSKRWQKALHGERDQRIRLEETLEQLAKQHNHLERAFRGATVLPSSFSNPALGNKGGVSGKGDASDEDDDNEFFDAMEDPAEFITVPADPKYHRRSGSNVSGFSSETGMDDQSFDELSLASNPESPHPLELEPVRQRRTRIPDKPNYYLNLWSIMKNCIGKELSKIPMPVNFNEPLSMLQRLSEDLEYYELLDKAAKCQSSLEQMCYVAAFTVSSYSTTVHRTGKPFNPLLGETFELDRLSECGYRSLCEQVSHHPPAAAHHAISEKGWTLRQEITLASKFRGKYLSIMPLGSIQCLFDKSDNHYSWKKVTTTVHNIIVGKLWIDQSGEIDVVNHKTGDRCHLKFAPYSYFSRDVPRKVTGVVTDKDGKAHYVLSGTWDEKMEFSRIMQSSKGENGTEGKQRTVYQTLKAKEIWTKNPLPEGAENMYFFSSLALTLNEPEEGVAPTDSRRRPDQRLMEDGRWDEANAEKQRLEEKQRITRREREREAVKAASSPEEAVTEDSINDSPLKTDAVETGIEANEVSDESAHQDNYQAMWFEKIDDPVSGETLHVYKGGYWEAKEQGSWDACPDIF
- the LOC119010315 gene encoding oxysterol-binding protein 1-like isoform X1 → MSEPKPPTPTPGDTYKGWLFKWTNYIKGYQRRWFVLSNGLLSYYRTQAEMGHTCRGTINLATANIAVEDSCNFVISNGGAQTYHLKANSEVERQRWITALELAKAKAVRMQAESDDSGDDCPAVPPTSGQGGGCRNSEVQSTLRTLNSKVEDLTTCNDLIVKHGSALQRSLSELEGIRVGGDMGEKIRQVTERATLFRITSNAMINACRDFLSLAQNHSKRWQKALHGERDQRIRLEETLEQLAKQHNHLERAFRGATVLPSSFSNPALGNKGGVSGKGDASDEDDDNEFFDAMEDPAEFITVPADPKYHRRSGSNVSGFSSETGMDDQSVNFDELSLASNPESPHPLELEPVRQRRTRIPDKPNYYLNLWSIMKNCIGKELSKIPMPVNFNEPLSMLQRLSEDLEYYELLDKAAKCQSSLEQMCYVAAFTVSSYSTTVHRTGKPFNPLLGETFELDRLSECGYRSLCEQVSHHPPAAAHHAISEKGWTLRQEITLASKFRGKYLSIMPLGSIQCLFDKSDNHYSWKKVTTTVHNIIVGKLWIDQSGEIDVVNHKTGDRCHLKFAPYSYFSRDVPRKVTGVVTDKDGKAHYVLSGTWDEKMEFSRIMQSSKGENGTEGKQRTVYQTLKAKEIWTKNPLPEGAENMYFFSSLALTLNEPEEGVAPTDSRRRPDQRLMEDGRWDEANAEKQRLEEKQRITRREREREAVKAASSPEEAVTEDSINDSPLKTDAVETGIEANEVSDESAHQDNYQAMWFEKIDDPVSGETLHVYKGGYWEAKEQGSWDACPDIF